From one Pecten maximus chromosome 8, xPecMax1.1, whole genome shotgun sequence genomic stretch:
- the LOC117332399 gene encoding uncharacterized protein LOC117332399 has protein sequence MQITMMNSTESERMSVLLSTLLERTVTGTDEMVNIKRKAVVLDERFQTSDIVDIFLTGSNGEGVSLSGSDVDGMTVYKWAEVVYPDQRFSQHLTHKSIIYIREAECRPGYVKLEIGQLKFPFQQLFDSTLVRIGNSKFISSDIFREKMVSPLSKHTGVQFESNGPSISYRGNRGIGDCDLVACFPCNSWPREANEWITRTRLYGWPHQTLIDKIVNKGFHLVPVGDKCSKDTFLQWRISLVVAERSLVHSFSLLQVKVYVLLKHFLKQIKETLKETIGDDDILCSYFLKTILFHAIENSSQRFWQDKNLFYCFWFCINILLGWVRAGFCPNYFIPTNNMFQRKVHGQHQQILLDILYNYSEMKWMCLSVGNQKPSIWESLCDTSIQSLLVVPWTVEFKMLHTDREIFTAISTRLYPMEENSSNAFHLLSTSKSEFEEVYTYHNAMSSLRRLSSELISEELYENRAAPGNKTRYRRLRKCKYWISPGALMGTDVLHLATFHFLTGNFTKCLGISRRVMKLATFFRENVKQDRDFWKLHWQPHGCTLERLQKIYTDFITFHTNGIYLPHLCLEVSTDIPPLPYVLFLNFLCCHELGDTRGRDEALHQLIQIQYHKEQGGHKFWIVHTLLGICYQILGDYQRAIRAYLESSQSRLLFLPFNPAIDRIAIVYLCMYVSQRSDRG, from the coding sequence ATGCAAATAACTATGATGAACTCCACTGAGAGTGAGCGGATGTCTGTGCTCTTGTCCACATTGCTGGAGAGGACTGTTACTGGTACAGACGAGATGGTTAACATCAAAAGAAAGGCAGTAGTATTAGACGAACGCTTTCAAACGTCTGATATAGTTGATATTTTTCTTACTGGAAGTAATGGAGAAGGAGTCTCTCTAAGCGGTTCGGATGTGGACGGAATGACTGTGTACAAGTGGGCAGAAGTAGTGTACCCTGATCAGCGTTTCTCTCAACACCTGACGCACAAATCTATTATATACATTCGAGAAGCAGAATGCCGTCCTGGTTATGTCAAGTTAGAGATAGGTCAACTTAAATTTCCATTTCAACAACTTTTTGATTCTACACTGGTTAGAATTGGCAATTCAAAGTTTATTTCCAGTGATATCTTCAGGGAGAAAATGGTCTCTCCACTGTCTAAACACACAGGCGTGCAATTTGAATCCAATGGACCAAGCATTTCGTATAGAGGGAATAGAGGAATCGGTGATTGTGACTTGGTTGCTTGCTTTCCATGTAACAGTTGGCCAAGGGAGGCTAACGAATGGATCACACGTACACGCCTGTATGGATGGCCGCATCAAACTTTGATAGACAAGATTGTAAACAAGGGATTTCACCTTGTCCCTGTTGGAGATAAATGTTCCAAAGATACATTTTTACAATGGCGAATCTCATTAGTAGTAGCAGAAAGATCTTTAGTTCATTCCTTTAGTCTCCTCCAAGTCAAAGTATACGTGTTGCtgaaacatttcttaaaacaaataaagGAGACATTGAAAGAAACCATTGGAGATGACGATATCTTGTGCTCCTACTTCCTAAAAACAATCCTGTTTCATGCAATAGAAAATTCAAGCCAAAGGTTCTGGCAAGACAAGAaccttttttattgtttttggttttgCATCAACATTCTGCTTGGGTGGGTCAGGGCCGGATTCTGTCCCAATTACTTCATCCCAACCAACAACATGTTCCAGAGGAAAGTACACGGACAGCATCAACAGATACTGCTGGACATTTTGTATAACTACTCTGAGATGAAATGGATGTGCCTTTCAGTGGGAAACCAAAAACCTTCAATTTGGGAGTCGCTATGTGACACATCCATACAATCTCTGCTTGTAGTCCCATGGACTGTAGAATTTAAGATGTTGCATACGGATAGGGAAATTTTCACTGCTATATCAACGAGATTGTATCCCATGGAAGAGAATTCAAGCAATGCGTTTCACTTATTATCTACATCAAAGTCAGAATTTGAAGAGGTTTACACATACCATAATGCGATGAGTAGTCTCAGACGTCTTTCATCAGAACTGATTTCTGAGGAACTGTATGAAAACCGCGCTGCACCAGGCAACAAAACAAGGTACCGGAGACTGAGAAAATGTAAGTACTGGATATCCCCTGGTGCTTTAATGGGAACAGACGTGTTGCATCTGGCAACTTTTCATTTTCTGACTGGAAATTTTACTAAATGCCTTGGAATTAGCCGACGGGTAATGAAACTAGCAACATTCTTCAGAGAAAACGTGAAACAGGATCGAGATTTTTGGAAATTGCATTGGCAACCTCATGGCTGTACATTAGAGAGGCTTCAGAAAATATACACAGACTTCATCACCTTTCATACTAATGGCATATATCTTCCTCATCTCTGTCTAGAGGTGTCGACGGACATTCCACCTCTACCATATGTCCTCTTTCTGAACTTCTTGTGTTGCCATGAACTTGGAGACACCAGAGGGCGTGATGAAGCTTTACACCAACTAATACAGATTCAGTATCACAAGGAACAAGGAGGGCACAAGTTCTGGATCGTTCACACACTTCTGGGAATCTGTTATCAAATACTCGGGGACTATCAAAGGGCCATCAGGGCTTATTTGGAGTCATCACAATCACGGCTTCTATTTCTTCCGTTCAATCCTGCAATTGACAGGATAGCCATAGTGTATCTCTgcatgtatgtctcacagagatCTGACAGAGGATAG
- the LOC117333725 gene encoding uncharacterized protein LOC117333725 — MKTILFHAIENTSPMFWQDKNLFYCFWFCINILLGWVRVGFCPNYFIPTNNMFQRKVHGQHQQILLDILYNYSQMKWMCLSVGNHKPSIWESLCDTSIQSLLVVPWTVEFKMMHMDREIFTAISTRDYPIEENLSNAFHLLSTSKSEFEEVYTYHNAMSGLRCLSSELISEELYENRAAPDNKTRYRRLRKCKYWISPAALMGTDVLHLATFHFLTGNFTKCLGISRKVMKLATFFKGDVKQEQGFWTLHWQPHGCTLERLQKIYTDFIYFHAKGIYLPHLCLEVPKKEETKKALPLHIPPLPYVLFLNFLCCNELGDTEGRNEALHHLIQIQYRDEQGGHKFWIVHTLLGICYQILGDYRRAIRAYWESSKTRPLYDLFNPAMDRIAIVYLCMYVSQRSDRG; from the coding sequence ATGAAAACAATCTTGTTTCATGCAATAGAGAATACCAGCCCAATGTTCTGGCAAGACAAGAACTTATTCTATTGCTTTTGGTTTTGCATCAACATTCTTCTTGGATGGGTCAGGGTCGGATTCTGTCCCAATTACTTCATCCCAACCAACAACATGTTCCAGAGGAAAGTACACGGACAGCATCAACAGATACTGCTGGACATTTTGTATAACTACTCTCAGATGAAATGGATGTGCCTTTCAGTGGGAAACCACAAACCTTCAATTTGGGAGTCGCTATGTGACACATCCATACAATCTCTGCTTGTAGTCCCATGGACTGTAGAATTTAAGATGATGCATATGGACAGGGAAATTTTCACTGCTATATCAACGAGAGATTATCCCATTGAAGAGAATTTAAGCAATGCGTTTCACTTATTATCTACATCAAAGTCAGAATTTGAAGAGGTTTACACATACCATAATGCGATGAGTGGCCTCAGATGTCTTTCATCAGAACTGATTTCTGAGGAACTGTATGAAAACCGCGCTGCACCAGACAACAAAACAAGGTACCGGAGACTGAGAAAATGTAAGTACTGGATATCCCCTGCTGCTTTAATGGGAACAGACGTGTTGCATCTGGCAACTTTTCATTTTCTGACTGGAAATTTTACTAAATGCCTTGGAATTAGCAGAAAGGTAATGAAACTAGCAACATTCTTCAAAGGAGACGTAAAACAGGAACAAGGGTTTTGGACATTGCATTGGCAACCTCATGGCTGTACATTAGAGAGGCTTCAGAAAATATACACAGACTTCATCTACTTTCATGCTAAAGGCATATATCTTCCTCATCTTTGTCTAGAGGTGCCGAAAAAAGAGGAGACGAAGAAAGCACTGCCGTTACACATCCCACCTCTACCATATGTCCTCTTTCTGAACTTCCTGTGTTGCAATGAGCTTGGGGACACAGAAGGACGCAATGAAGCATTGCATCACCTGATACAGATTCAGTATCGCGATGAACAAGGAGGACACAAGTTCTGGATCGTTCACACACTTCTGGGGATTTGTTATCAAATACTTGGGGACTATCGAAGAGCCATCAGGGCTTATTGGGAGTCATCAAAAACACGGCCTCTATATGATTTGTTCAATCCTGCAATGGACAGGATAGCCATAGTGTATCTCTgcatgtatgtctcacagagatCTGACAGAGGATAG